The genomic interval GTAGGAGCAGGAAATTTGGGTACGGCTCTCTGTATGTATGCCGGTTTCAGGGAACGGGGTTTCAATATAGTTGGTATTTTTGATAATGATCCTAACAAAATAGGCCACCGGTTGAACAACGTGGAAGTATACCCCATGAGCCGGTTGAAGGAGGTAGTTGAGGAAGAAGACGTGAAAATTGGCATCATAGCTGTTCCCGCCGATCATGCCCAGGAAGTGTCCAATCTCTTGGTAGAAGCGGGGGTTAAAGCGATTTTGAATTTTGCTCCTAAGGTTCTTAATGTACCTGCAGAAGTAGAATTAAGAAATGTTGACCTGTCGGTGAACTTGGAAATACTTACTTTCAATTTGAGCTATCGTCGAAAATATTATTAACAATGGCGCCGTGGGGGGCGCTTTTTTTATAAGTAGCACCCAAAGGCAGGAATTTTGTTATGCCATAAGGAAACGATAGCTACTAGGGTAGCTTACCTTAGGAAAGGAGGTGCACCCGGTTAACCCGGGAATTATCTTGCAGATAGTTCTAGCTTCGGCTTCCCCACGCCGGCAGGAGCTTTTAAAGCAAATCGGCCTTGATTTTAGAGTAATGCCGAGCCATGTGACCGAGGATAAAGAATTGCTCGGAACGCCGTCAGAATTGGCATGTCAACTGGCTATGGCTAAGGCTTTATCGGTCGGTGAACAGCTACGTGATAGTCTGGTTTTGGGGGCAGACACTCTG from Calderihabitans maritimus carries:
- a CDS encoding redox-sensing transcriptional repressor Rex, with amino-acid sequence MKTLKIPEAAIMRLSVYSRYLSQLDRRGVVTVSSNDIAEGVGVSPAQVRKDLAYFGEFGTRGVGYNVKDLHRHIMKILGLNYQWPVIIVGAGNLGTALCMYAGFRERGFNIVGIFDNDPNKIGHRLNNVEVYPMSRLKEVVEEEDVKIGIIAVPADHAQEVSNLLVEAGVKAILNFAPKVLNVPAEVELRNVDLSVNLEILTFNLSYRRKYY